A genomic region of Staphylococcus roterodami contains the following coding sequences:
- the gndA gene encoding NADP-dependent phosphogluconate dehydrogenase, whose protein sequence is MTQQIGVIGLAVMGKNLAWNIESRGYSVSVFNRSSEKTDLMVEESKGKNIHPTYSLEEFVNSLEKPRKILLMVQAGKATDATIDSLLPLLDDGDILIDGGNTNYQDTIRRNKALAESAINFIGMGVSGGEIGALTGPSLMPGGQEEAYNKVADILDAIAAKAKDGASCVTYIGPNGAGHYVKMVHNGIEYADMQLIAESYAMMKELLGMSHEEIAQTFKDWNAGELESYLIEITGDIFMKLDEDKEALVEKILDTAGQKGTGKWTSINALELGIPLTIITESVFARFISSIKEERVKASKELNGPKASFDGDKKEFLEKIRKALYMSKICSYAQGFAQMRKASEDNEWNLKLGDLAMIWREGCIIRAQFLQKIKDAYDNNPGLQNLLLDPYFKNIVTEYQNALRDVVATGVQNGVPTPGFSSSINYYDSYRAADLPANLIQAQRDYFGAHTYERKDKEGVFHTQWIEE, encoded by the coding sequence ATGACACAACAAATTGGAGTTATTGGTTTAGCCGTAATGGGTAAAAACCTAGCTTGGAATATTGAATCACGTGGATACAGTGTATCAGTATTTAACCGCTCAAGTGAAAAAACGGATTTAATGGTTGAAGAATCAAAGGGTAAAAATATCCACCCTACATATTCATTAGAAGAATTTGTTAATTCTTTAGAAAAACCACGTAAAATTTTATTAATGGTGCAAGCAGGGAAAGCTACTGACGCAACTATCGATAGTTTATTACCTTTATTAGATGATGGAGATATCTTAATTGATGGTGGTAATACAAATTATCAAGATACAATTAGACGTAATAAAGCCTTAGCTGAAAGTGCAATCAACTTCATTGGTATGGGAGTTTCTGGTGGAGAAATAGGCGCATTAACAGGCCCTTCATTAATGCCAGGTGGACAAGAAGAGGCATATAATAAAGTTGCTGATATTTTAGATGCAATTGCTGCTAAAGCTAAAGATGGTGCTTCATGTGTTACTTACATTGGACCAAATGGTGCTGGTCACTATGTGAAAATGGTGCACAACGGTATTGAATATGCTGATATGCAATTAATTGCAGAAAGCTATGCAATGATGAAAGAACTTTTAGGTATGTCACATGAGGAAATTGCCCAAACGTTCAAAGATTGGAATGCTGGCGAATTAGAAAGTTATTTAATTGAAATCACAGGTGATATTTTCATGAAATTAGATGAAGATAAAGAAGCCTTAGTTGAAAAAATTCTTGATACTGCTGGACAAAAAGGTACAGGTAAATGGACTTCTATTAATGCATTAGAACTAGGTATTCCATTAACAATCATTACTGAGTCTGTTTTTGCAAGATTCATCTCTTCAATTAAAGAAGAACGTGTGAAAGCTTCTAAAGAATTAAATGGTCCAAAAGCTTCATTTGATGGTGACAAAAAAGAATTTTTAGAAAAAATCCGCAAAGCACTATACATGAGTAAAATTTGCTCATATGCGCAAGGATTTGCACAAATGCGTAAAGCAAGTGAAGATAATGAATGGAACTTAAAACTTGGCGACTTAGCAATGATTTGGAGAGAAGGTTGCATTATCCGTGCACAATTCTTACAAAAAATCAAAGATGCTTACGATAATAACCCAGGATTACAAAACTTGTTATTAGATCCATACTTTAAAAATATTGTAACTGAATACCAAAATGCATTACGCGATGTTGTAGCAACGGGTGTTCAAAATGGTGTACCAACACCTGGATTCTCATCAAGTATTAACTACTATGATAGTTACAGAGCAGCTGATTTACCAGCAAACTTAATTCAAGCTCAACGTGACTATTTCGGTGCGCATACTTATGAAAGAAAAGATAAAGAAGGCGTATTCCATACACAATGGATTGAAGAATAA
- a CDS encoding tripeptidase T, protein MINEQRLLNTFLELVQINSETGHEETIQPILKEKFKSLGLDVKEDNASNHPKLGANNLICTLKSTIKEGIAPKLYFTSHMDTVVPAINVKPIVKEDGYIYSDGTTILGADDKAGLAAIFEVLQVIQEHSLPHGQIQFVITVGEESGLVGAKQLKPQLLDADFGYAIDASADVGTTVVGAPTQMLISAKIIGKTAHASTPKEGISAINIAAKAISRMKLGQVDELTTANIGKFHGGSATNIVADEVILEAEARSHDSERIKEQVKHMTDIFENTATELGGKAIVSVEQSYPGFKINDDEAVVQIAQESARNLGLKANTVISGGGSDGSIINTFGIPSVILGVGYEKIHTTNERMPISALNLLTSQVLEIIKLVTQQSK, encoded by the coding sequence ATGATTAATGAACAAAGATTGTTAAATACATTTTTAGAATTAGTACAGATTAATTCTGAAACAGGTCATGAAGAAACCATTCAACCAATTTTAAAGGAAAAATTTAAATCATTAGGACTAGATGTAAAGGAAGATAATGCAAGTAATCATCCAAAGTTAGGCGCAAATAACCTTATATGCACATTGAAAAGTACTATCAAAGAAGGCATAGCACCAAAATTATATTTTACTAGTCATATGGATACAGTTGTGCCTGCTATAAATGTGAAGCCAATCGTAAAAGAAGATGGATACATATATTCTGATGGTACAACTATTTTAGGGGCAGATGATAAGGCTGGATTAGCGGCTATATTTGAAGTTTTACAAGTTATTCAAGAACATAGCTTACCACATGGACAAATTCAATTTGTGATTACTGTAGGGGAAGAATCAGGGTTAGTGGGAGCTAAACAATTAAAACCGCAATTGTTAGATGCTGATTTTGGTTATGCAATTGATGCTAGTGCTGATGTAGGTACTACAGTTGTAGGAGCGCCAACACAAATGTTAATATCAGCTAAAATTATTGGCAAAACTGCACATGCAAGTACGCCGAAAGAAGGTATAAGTGCAATTAATATTGCAGCAAAAGCAATCAGTAGAATGAAATTAGGTCAAGTTGATGAGTTAACTACCGCCAACATTGGGAAATTCCATGGTGGCTCAGCTACTAATATTGTAGCGGATGAAGTTATTTTAGAAGCAGAAGCACGTTCACATGATTCAGAAAGAATTAAAGAGCAGGTCAAACATATGACAGACATATTTGAAAATACTGCGACTGAATTAGGTGGTAAAGCGATAGTATCGGTAGAACAAAGTTATCCAGGATTTAAAATAAATGACGATGAAGCGGTTGTTCAAATTGCTCAAGAAAGTGCACGTAATTTAGGATTAAAAGCTAATACAGTTATATCTGGAGGTGGCTCTGACGGGAGTATTATTAACACGTTTGGAATTCCGTCTGTCATTTTAGGGGTTGGCTATGAAAAGATTCATACTACAAATGAACGTATGCCGATTAGCGCATTAAACTTATTAACAAGTCAAGTATTGGAAATTATCAAACTAGTTACTCAGCAATCGAAATGA